Within Sorangiineae bacterium MSr11367, the genomic segment ACAGCGACAGCTGGATCCCTGCGATGATGCCGGACAGCGACTTTTGCGCGGCCAAACCGAGCGCGATGCCGGCGACGCCTGCCGACGCCAACAGCGACACGCCCACGTTGCGCACGAACTCGAACTGCATGAGCCCGACGGCGATGGCCACGATGACGATGACCACCGAGGCCACGCGGCGGAGCAGCTCGAGCTGCGTCTGCACCGCGCGGTGCTTCATCTCGAGCTGCGAGCCGCTGGGCATCCGCTCCTCGGCCCAGTCCGCGCCGATGGAGATGGCGCGGATGACGAACCACGCGACCGAAATCACCAACCACGTGTACGCGATGTGCTGGATCGCGTCGTACACCGAGGCGGTGAGGTGCAGCTCGCTCAAGAGCTCCTTGACGATGACCACGAAGAGCACGCCACGAAGCGGGCGCCGCGCGGTTTCGACTAGCGCATTGTCCGCCGACGTCTTCGTGCGGAGCGCAAAACGTTGCGCCAGCCAGATGAACAAGGCACCCGTGCCGCGCGCGGCGGCGTAGCCGAGGACGCCGAGAAGCACCAGCCCGAGCCACTGCCAAAGGGCATTGCCCAGAAAGGTCGTGCGCGTCAGCCAAGGCGGAAAGCGGTCGGCCCACTCCGACGGCCCGTACGCCGCATACAGCGCAGGGATCATCGCGACGGTGCCGCGCGAGATCAGCCAGCGCCAGACGCCGTCGTTGAAACGGGCGCGCGCCAAGGTGACGGGGACCGTCTCGTCCTCCGCGATGATGTTGCCCACCGTCGCATCCTTGGCCTCCGCCTCGTCGGGGAGCTTGTCGGGGTCGACCGCCAGTTTGCGGTCGAGCACGTACGCGAGCTTGCGTGCGAGCTCGGGGCCATCGGTCGATTGCTTGATGCGCGGAATCGCATGCAAATCGAGGTAGTTGGCCGCGAGATCGTAATCACCGTGGTGGGCCGCCTCGAGGAAGCCTCGCATGGTGCGCTGCGGCGTCGCGCGATCGAGCGATGCGTTGGTCTTGGGCAATCCATCGTTGGGGCCGGCGTAGGCCACACCGAAGGAAAAGAGCGAAAGGAGAAAGAGCCATACAAAGGAAAAGAGACGCAGCGCGGGCATCACGGGCCCCAATTAGCCCGCATTTGTGCCCCGTGCCACAACGATGAGGGTTTGGGGGTTAGGGGTTAGGGGTTAGGGAACAGAACGATGAAAGAGGTGAGGGGACCTAAGCTTCGGCTTTCTCTGCCCTAAACCCTAACCCCTAAACCCTAACCCCTCACTCCCGGCACGAGCGTTGCTCTTTGTTCCTTGAACATCTCGTTACGGGGGGCTCACATGTTTTCAATGCGAGCACGCCGGTGGCTTGCCATCGGCGTATTGGGATTGGCCGGTTCGATCGGGGCATTCAGCGTAGGGGCCAGCGTGGCCGGACGACTCGAGAGGCACATGCACTCGGTGTCCGTCGCCAAGATTCCGGTGCACGACCTTGCGGTGCGGATCACGCGCGGCCAGAAGTAACGTTGCCGACACCGTCGAGCGCGGTACAAGCTTGAGCTGCAGCTTTCCGCGCAGCTCGTAGATATCGCTCGGCCCGTGTGAGGCGCTACACTCACCAGGAGGCCATGAACGCCAGGACCGACCCGAAGACCCGCGAAGCACGCGCATCGTCGGTCGATGTCCATGCGCTCCTCCGCGAGATCCTCGTGGACAAGAAGGCGGCCATCTTGGCGTCCGGTCAACAGGTGACGTTGGAGCTCAATGCGCGGCGCCCTCTCGTTAAAGGAGAGCGGGATACGCTGCACGAGTTTCTCGACCACGGGCTCGACACCGTGCTCACGGCCGCCGTACGAGGCACGCGCCTCGTCGTCGGCACGATGACCCTCGACCATCGCATCAAGGTGCGCATGGCGTGCGGCGAGCGTTCGTTCGAAACGGAACTTTCGACCTTCATCAACACCGACCCGCCAGCGCCATCGCCGTTGGTGGTGGCGCCCAGCGCGCCGGTACTTGCAGGTACACGTACCGTGTTGGTGGTCGATGACGATATCGATACTGTCGCGCTTTTGCGACGCGTGCTGGAACGTCGAGGTTACGAGGTCTTGGGGGCGACCAGTTTGGCCGAAGCGTTGATGGTAGCCGGCACTCAATCGTTCGACGTCTTGATCAGCGACGTCGGGCTGCCCGATGGCAGCGGTGTCGAGTTGATGGATCGTCTGGGCAGGCCTCATCACGCCATTGCCCTGACGGGCGTGAGCTCCGAGGAAGACGTCGCTCGGATCCGCGCAGCCGGCTTTCGCCAACACCTGACCAAACCCGTGAGTCTCTCCACCCTCGAATCCGCCATCTCCGAGCTTCTGAAATCGGCGTAACCTGGCCGATGCTCGGAGGTTGGCGGTGATACCCGTTCAGCCGTGCCCCGCCGAAGTGCCCTGCCGAAGCCCCGACTTGAGGAGCCAACCGTGCCCACGAAGAACAACGGCCAAGCCGACCTTACTTTAGCTACGCGAAATGGCCCCAAGCGCGCGAGCGCACCCTCCAGCGCGCCGGCCACGTCGCGCAAGCGCTCGAACGCCGGCCATGCAGGCGGGGCGAAAGACGACGACCGACCGACGCGAAAAGAGTGTGAGGCGCTGCTGGCGGCCATCTGTGCCCTGCGCGACGGCGACTTCTCGGTTCGTCTGCCCACCCGTGAGCCGGGGATGATGTTGGAGCTCGCAACGGCCTTCAACGAGCTGGCCCACCGCAACGACTCCATGGCGCGCGAGGTCGTGCGTGTCGGCCGCGTGGTCGGTCGTGAAGGCCGCATGAACGAGCGGGCATCGCTTCGGGGTGCCAAGGGCGCGTGGGCGAGCAAGCTCGAGTCGATCAACTCGCTCATTCTGGACTTGGTGCGCCCCTCGACGGAGGTCGCGCGCGTCATCACGGCGGTGGCCGGGGGCGACCTGTCGCAGAAGATGGTCCTGGAGATCGACGGCAAGCCGATTCGCGGAGAGTTCCTCCGCATCGGCGAGACGGTCAACACCATGGTCGATCAGCTGCGTTCCTTCTCGGCGGAGGTCGTGCGCGTCGCCAAGGAAGTCGGCACCGAGGGAAAGCTCGGCGGGCAGGCGCACGTGCCCGGTGTAGGCGGCACGTGGAAGGATCTGACCGACAGCGTCAACTCGATGGCCTCCAACCTGACCACGCAGGTGCGAGGCATCGCGGCCCTGGTCACCGCGGTCGCCGATGGCGACTTGACGAAGAAGTTCGTCGTCGAGGCCAAGGGCGAAGTCGCCGAGCTGGCCGACACGATCAACAACATGACTGACACTTTGCGGCTCTTCGCCGACCAGGTCACCACCGTCGCGCGCGAAGTCGGTTCGGAGGGAAAGCTCGGCGGCCAGGCGCGTGTGCCCGGCGTGGCGGGCACGTGGAAGGACCTGACCGACAGCGTCAACTCGATGGCCACCAACTTGACGGACCAGGTGCGCAACATCGCCTTGGTCACCACCGCGGTCGCCAACGGCGACTTGTCGCAAAAAATGAGCGTCGAGGTCGAGGGCGAGATCCTCGAGCTGAAGAACACGTTCAACAGGATGGTCGATCAGCTGCGCGCCTTCGCCAGCGAGGTCACGCGCGTCGCGCGTGAGGTCGGCACCGATGGAAAGCTGGGCGGGCAGGCCGAGGTGCCCGGTGTGACGGGCGCATGGAAAGACCTCACCGAGAGCGTCAATTACATGGCCAACAACCTGACCGACCAGGTGCGCAACATCAAATACGTCACCACCGCCGTCGCCAATGGCGACTTGTCGCAAAAGATCTCCGTCGACGTCAAAGGGGAGATGCTCGAGCTGAAGAACACCATGAACACCATGGTGGACCAGCTCAATTCGTTCGCCGCCGAGGTTACCCGCGTCGCGCGCGAAGTCGGTACCGAGGGGCGATTGGGCGGGCAGGCGCACGTGCCCGGGGTCGCCGGCACGTGGAAGGACTTGACCGACAACGTCAATTACATGGCCTCGAACTTGACGGGGCAGGTGCGAAGCATCGCCTTGGTCACGACGGCAGTCGCCAATGGCGACTTGTCCAAGAAGATCGTCGTCGACGCGCGCGGCGAGATTCTCGAGTTGAAGAGCACCATCAACACCATGGTCGATCAGCTCAATTCGTTCGCGGGCGAGGTTACCCGCGTGGCGCGCGAGGTCGGTACCGAAGGAAAGCTGGGCGGCCAAGCCAACGTGCCCGGGGTCGCCGGCACGTGGAAGGATTTGACCGACAACGTCAATTACATGGCCTCCAATCTGACGGGCCAAGTGCGAAATATCGCATTGGTCACGACGGCGGTCGCCAATGGCGATTTGTCGCAAAAGATTACCGTCGACGTCAAAGGCGAAATGCTCGAGATGAAGAACACCCTCAATACGATGGTGGACCAACTCCGAGCTTTCGCCGCCGAGGTTACCCGCGTCGCGCGGGAAGTCGGTACCGAAGGGCGATTGGGCGGGCAAGCGCACGTACCCGAGGTGGCCGGTACGTGGAAGGACCTGACCGACAGCGTCAATTATATGGCCAACAACCTGACCGAGCAGGTGCGAAATATCAAATTCGTCACCACCGCGGTCGCCAATGGCGACTTGTCGCAAAAGATCACCGTCGACGTCAAAGGCGAATTGCTCGAGTTGAAGAACACGGCCAACACGATGGTGGATCAACTTCGCGCGTTCGCCGCCGAGGTTACCCGCGTGGCGCGCGAAGTCGGTACCGACGGAAAGTTGGGCGGGCAGGCCTTCGTGCCGGGGGTGGCCGGTGTATGGAAAGATTTGACCGAGAACGTCAACATGATGGCCACCAACTTGACCACGCAGGTGCGCGGCATCGCGAAGGTCGTCACCGCGGTCGCCAATGGCGACTTGACGAAAAAGTTGGTCGTCGAGGCCAAGGGCGAAATCGCGGAGCTGGCCGACACGATCAACAACATGACCGAGACGCTCGGCGTCTTCGCCGAGCAGGTCACCACGGTGGCGCGCGAGGTCGGTACCGAAGGAAAGCTGGGCGGCCAGGCGCGCGCACCCGGTGTGGCGGGCACGTGGAAGGATCTGACCGACAGCGTCAATTCGATGGCCTCCAACCTGACCACGCAGGTGCGCGGCATCGTCAAGGTCGTGACCGCGGTTGCCAACGGCGACCTCTCGCAAAAGCTGCTCATGGAAGCGCAGGGCGAAATCGCCGCACTGGCGGTGACGATCAACAGCATGACCGACACCCTCCGCGTGTTCGCCGATCAGGTCACCACGGTGGCGCGCGAAGTCGGTACCGAAGGAAAACTGGGCGGCCAGGCCAAGGTGCCCGGCGCCGCCGGCACGTGGCGCGACTTGACCGACAACGTGAACCAGCTCGCCGGCAACTTGACCGCGCAGGTGCGCGCCATCGCCGACGTCGCCGTGGCCGTGACCAACGGTGACTTGACCCGAAGCATCGCCGTGGAAGCGCAGGGCGAGCTGCTCCTGCTCAAGGACACGGTCAACCAGATGATCGGCAACCTGCGCGAAACCACGCAGAAGAACCAGGAGCAGGACTGGCTCAAGACGAACTTGGCGAAGTTCGGCGGCATGATGCAGGGCCAGAAGAACCTCGAGGCGGTGAGCCGGCTCATCATGAGCGAACTCACGCCGCTGGTCTCCGCGCACCATGGGGCCTTCTTCATCGCGCAGCAAGAAGAGAACGGGTCGGTGCTCAAGCTGATTGCGAGCTACGCGTACAAGCAGCGCAAGAGCGTCTCGAACCGGTTCGAGCTGGGCGAAGGGCTCGTGGGGCAGGCGGCGCTGGAAAAGAAGAGCCTTCTGCTCACCAACGTGCCGCACGATTACATTGTGATCTCGTCGGGGCTCGGGGAAGCCTCGCCCTTGAACATCATCGTGCTGCCCGTGCTCTTCGAGGGCGAGGTACGCGCGGTGCTGGAGCTCGCGAGCTTCCGCGCCTTCAGTCAGATTCACCAGATCTTCCTCGACCAGCTCTCCGAGAGCATCGGCGTCGTGCTCAACATGATCGTCGCCAACATGCGCACGGAGGAGTTGCTCCTGCAGTCGCAAGGCTTGACGCAGGAGCTGCAGTCTCAGTCGAACGAGCTCCAGACGCAGCAGGAGGAGCTGAAGAAGACCAACACCGAGCTCGAGGCGCAGGCCGCCAGCTTGAAGGCCAGCGAGGAGTTGCTCAAGGCCCAGCAGGAGGAGCTGCAGCAGATCAACGAGGAGCTCGAGGAGAAGGCGACCTTGCTCGCCGAGCAAAACAAGAAGGTGGAGCAGAAGAACCGCGAGGTGGAGACCGCGCGGCGCGCCTTGGAGGACAAGGCGGCGCAGCTCTCGCTTTCGTCGCGCTACAAGAGCGAGTTCCTCGCCAACATGAGCCACGAGCTGCGCACGCCGCTCAACAGCTTGCTCATCTTGGCCAAGATGCTCTCGGACAACAAGGATCGGAACCTCTCGGACAAGCAAGTCGAGTACGCGCGGACGATTCACGCCTCGGGCACCGACCTGTTGAACCTCATCAACGAGGTGCTCGACCTGTCCAAGGTGGAGGCGGGCAAGATCGAGATTTACTCCGCCGAGGTGCGGCTCGCGGCCATCGAGGATTACATCGAGCGGAGCTTCCGGCCGCTGGCGCAGCAAAAGGGGCTCGAGTTCACCGTGGTGGAGGAACCGGAGATCCCCGAGTCGCTCAACACCGATGGGCAGCGCCTGCAGCAGATCCTGCGCAACCTGCTCGCCAACGCCTTCAAGTTCACCGATCGCGGCGGGGTGACGGTGCGCATCGGCAGTGTGCAGAATCAGCAGCAGTTCACCAACCCGGTGCTCCTCGATACCGCGCGCGTGCTCGCGCTAAGCGTGCAAGATACAGGTATCGGCATTCCGCGCGACAAGCACCAGCTCATCTTCGAGGCCTTCCAGCAGGCCGACGGCACCACCAGCCGCAAATACGGAGGCACGGGCCTGGGGCTTTCGATCAGCCGCGAGCTGGCACGCTTGCTCGGCGGTGAGATTCACGTGGACAGCGCCATCGGCGAGGGAAGCACGTTCACCCTGTTCTTGCCGCCGAGTTACCGCGAGCAGCCGCGTCTGACCAGCGGCGATTCGCGGCGTGACCTGCTGCGGCGGCCGGACACGGGCGAGGCCCCCTCGCGCGTCCACGCCGTCGTGGGCACGCACACCAACGGGACCAACGGCGCCGTCTCCGACGATCTGGACCAGGAGGACGATGGCCGCGTCTTCGCGCGCAACGGCTTCGATGCGGGGAGCTTCGAGGACGAGGACGTCGAGAACGAGAATGAGCTCAACGACGACCGCGACGCCGTCCAACCCGGCGACCGCGTGCTCCTCATCATCGAGGACGACGTCAAGTTCGCCTCCGTGCTGCTCGACATGGCGCGCGAGCGCGGATTCAAGTGCATCGGGACCCTGCGCGGCGACATCGGCTTGGCGCTGGTGCACCGGTTCAAGCCGGACGCCATCCTGCTCGATCTGGCGTTGCCCGTGGTCGATGGCCTCACCGTGCTGGATCGGTTGAAGCACAATCGCGAGACGCGGCACATCCCGGTTCACATCTTGTCGGGCACCGGAAAACGTCAGCGCGGGATGCGCCTTGGCGCGTTTGCCTACTTGGAAAAGCCGGTCACCAAGGAAGCACTGGACCAGGCCTTCGATTCGATTTCGCAATTCCTCGACAACGAAGTGCGGAATCTTCTCATCGTGGACAACGACGAGGCACTTCGCCACAGCATGGAGGAGCTCATCGGCCAGGGCGATGTCCAGACAGTGTCCGTGGGGACCGCCGAGCAGGCGCTCGAACTGCTCCGCAGTCGTCATTTCGACTGCATGGTGCTCGGCTTGGGGTTGCCCGACATGTCGAGCTTCGACTTGCTCGAGAAGATCAAGAGCGACGAGGATCTGCAGGAGCTGCGGGATCTGCCCATCATCATTTACACCGACAAAGAGCTCACACCCGAGGAAGACACGCGGCTCAAGAAGTACGCCGAGACCATCATCCTCAAGGACGTGAAGTCGCCCGAGCGCCTGCTCGACGAGACAGCGCTCTTCCTCCACCGCGTCGAGGCCAACTTGCCCGAGGAGAAGCGCCGCGTGCTCGAGGAGCTGCACAGCTCCGACGCCGTGTTCGTGGGCAAGAAGGTGATGGTCGTCGATGACGACGTACGCAACATTTTTGCCATCACCAGCGTGCTCGAGGCGAATGGTATGAATGTGGTATTCGCCGAAAATGGCAAAGACGGAATCGTCTTGCTCGATCAGAATCAAGACGTCAGTCTGATTCTGATGGATGTCATGATGCCGGAGATGGACGGCTACGAGACGATGCGACAAATTCGCAAGAATGCGTCGTATCGCACATTGCCCATCATCGCCCTCACCGCCAAAGCGATGAAGGGCGATCGCGAGAAGTGCATCGCGGCCGGCGCCTCGGACTACATCACGAAGCCCGTCGATCCCGACCAGCTCATCTCACTGATGCGGGTGTGGATGTATCGATGAGCCGAGTAGCACCCGCCTCGTCGTCCGGTACCTACCGAGCCCTCAAGGAGAAAGACACAGAGGTAGAACGCGTCGAGGTCGAGCTGTTGCTGGAGGCGATCTTCCGCGTCTACGGGTTCGATTTTCGGTCGTACGCGTACGCGTCCATCAAGCGGCGTCTGTGGCGGCGGGCTCAGGCCGAGGGGGTGGCGTCGTTCAGCGCGCTACAGGAGCGGGTGCTGCATGACCCCACGTGCATGGACCGGTTGATGCTCGACTTGAGCATTCAGGTCACGTCCATGTTTCGTGACCCGAGCTTCTTCCTGGCCCTGCGTCAAAAGGTGGTTCCGAGTTTGCGGACGTATCCGTTCATCCGCGTGTGGCACGCCGGTTGTTCGTCCGGCGAGGAAGCCTTCTCCTTGGCGATGCTGCTCAAGGAAGAGGGGCTGTACGCCCGCACCCGCATCTACGCGACGGACCTCAACGAGTCGGTCATCAAAGTCGCCAAGAGCGGGATTTTTCCGCTGTCGAAGATGCAGGAGTACACCATCAACTACCAGCGGGCGGGCGGGCTGCGCTCCTTCTCGGAATACTACACGGCCCGCTACGACGGGGCGCGGTTCGATCCGTCGCTGATGGAGAACGTGCTGTTCTCGCAGCACAACCTGGTGACGGACGGCAGTTTCAGTGAGTTTCATCTCATCTTGTGCCGCAACGTCATGATCTACTTCGATCGAAGTTTGCAGAACCGGGTGCTCGATCTCTTTCATTCGAGCCTGGTCAATTTCGGCTTTCTCGCGCTCGGTCGCAAAGAGAACCTGCGCCAGACCGAAAGCGAGCCGAAGTTCGTACCCTTCGTGGCCGAGGAGAAGATTTTTCGGAGGGCGGACAAGAAATAGAAAGGTGGCAATTGGGCTTTCAGCACGAACTCATCGTGGTGGGGACGTCATGGGGCGGATTGCGCGCCCTGGAAGTGCTCTTGTCGACCTTGCCTGCGGGCTTCGACTGGCCGATCGCCGTCGTGCAGCATCGCCGGCCCGATTCGGATGACACGCTCGCCCGTGTGCTGCAGCGCCACACCACCCTGCGGGTGCGCGAGGCCGAGGACAAGGAACCGATTGTCCCTGGACGCGTGTACATTGCACCTCCCGACTACCACCTGCTCGTGGACGACAAGTCTGTTGCCCTCTCGACGGATCCTCCGGTGCGTTTCAGCCGGCCTTCGATCGACGTGCTCTTCGAGTCGGCGGCGGATTCATTTCAACATCGCCTGATCGGAATCGTGCTCACCGGTCGAAACCATGACGGTGCCATCGGTCTCTCGCGCATCAAACAGCGTGGTGGCCTCACGATTGTCCAGGACCCCGCCTCAGCCGAAAGCCCCACGATGCCCGAGGGAGCCATCGAGCGAGCCTGCGTCGACCGAGTCCTCGCCCTCGACCGCATCGGGCCCTTCTTGGGGCAGCTCAGGCAGAGATGAGCGGTCTCCGACATTGAATGCATGGATCGACGGTGATAAATCGAAACAGGTGTCCGGTGTAGGGACTCGATCGGGGGAATTTCAGCTAGCGCTGGCCGCGATCAAGCCCGCGGTCCTGCTTGTCGACGACCAACCGAAGAACCTGCTTGCGCTCGAAGCCATTTTGGAGCCGCTCGGGACCGAGCTGGTCATGGCGCATTCCGGGCAGGAGGCGTTGAAGCATCTGCTCACGCGCGAGTTCGCCGTCATCTTGCTCGATGTGCAGATGCCGACGATGGATGGCTTCGAGACGGCGACGCTCATCAAGGAGCGCGAGAGGTCGCGGCATATCCCGATTATCTTTTTGACCGCGATCAGCAAGGACGAGGCCTTCGTCTTCAAGGGCTATACGGTCGGCGCGGTCGACTACATGTTCAAGCCCTTCGATCCAGACATTCTGCGGTCGAAGGTGCAGGTCTTCCTCGACATCTACCGGAAGACCGAGCAGCTGAAACTGCAGGACAAGGTGCTGCGCGAGCGCGAACTCGCCGAGCTTCGCCGCTCGAGCGAACGGCGCTACCGCGAGCTGGCCGAGTCGATGCCGCAAATCGTGTGGACCGCCACGCCGGAGGGCGAGCTCGCCTACGGGAACCGCCGCTGGTTCGACTGCGCGCGCACGTCGCTGACCGATCCACAGGGTCTGCGCTGGGAAGCGATTTTGCACCCGGACGATGTGGAGGAGTTCTCGCGGGGCTGGCGCCAGGCGCTCGAGCAGGGCGAGGCGTGGGGCGGGGAATTCCGTCTCGGATCGTGGGTGGAGGCGGATTACCGCTGGCACCTGGTGCGGGCGGTGCCGTTGCGAAGCGAGCGCGGGCCGCTCACGTCGTGGGTGGGCACGTGCACGGACATCGACGATCGCAAGCGCGCCGAGGATTCGCTGCGCTTCCTCGCCGAGGCGAGCAAAGTGCTGGGCGCCACCATCGACTGCCGCGAGTCGTTCGAGCAGGTGGCGCAGTTGATCGTGAAGACCCAGGCCGACGCGTGCATCGTCGATGTCGTGGCGGCGGATGGCACCTTCACCGATCGCGTGGTGGCGGCGGCGCCAACCGAATCGGCGGTGACCGTGCGCGCCATGTCGGATCGCTTTCCGCCGGAGCAGGATGCGCCATACGGGCCCGGCAAGGTGGTGCGCGCGCGTGAGCCCGAGCTTTTGCCCGAGGTGACCGACGCCATCAAGGTCATCATCTCGCAAGATGCGGTGCACCTGGCCGAGTTGCGATCGATTCCGGCGCTGTCGTGGATGTGCGTGCCGTTGGTGTCGCAGGGGCGCGTGTTCGGTGCGGTGACCTTGGTGGCGAGCCAGTCACGCCGTCGGTTCGACGAGTCGGACTTGGTGACCGCGGAAGATCTCGCGCGGAGGATGGCGTCGGCCGCGCACGTGGCGGACCTGTACGACATTGCGCAGTCCGAGCGAAAGAAGCTCGAGGAAGCGCACAAGGCGAAGGACGAATTTTTGGCGACGCTATCGCACGAATTGCGAACGCCGCTCAATGCGATGCTGGGCTGGACGCAGCTTCTCCGCGGTGGCGATCTCGAGGAGAACGAGTTCGATCGCGCCCTGGAGACCATCGAGCGAAACGCCAAGGCGCAGGCCCAGCTCATTGCCGACTTGCTGGACGTGTCGCGCATCGTGACGGGGAAGCTCCATTTGAACATGGGGCGCGTGCAGCTTCCCACGCTCATCGAGGGCGCGCTCGATGCGGTGCGCATCCAGGCCGACGACAAAGGCATCGCGCTGGAGTCGAGCATCGATCCGTTCGTGCCGGAGATCCGGGGAGATCCGAATCGGCTGACGCAGGTGCTGTCGAATCTCTTGTCCAACGCGCTGAAGTTCACCGGGGCGTCGGGGAAGATCGGGGTGCGCCTCGAGTCGGATGGATCGACCGCGCGCATCGCGGTGAGCGACACCGGGCAGGGGATTGCACCGGAGTTCATGCCGCACGTGTTCGAGCGCTTTCGGCAGGCCGATAGCACGAGCACGCGCTCGCAAGGCGGGTTGGGCCTGGGGCTGGCCATCGTGCGGCACATCGTGCAGCTTCACGGTGGCGTGGTGAAGGTGACCAGCGAGGGGAAGGACCGCGGCTCGACGTTCGCCGTGGAGCTCCCGATTCTGCCGTTCGTGTCGGACGTGCCCGAGCCCGAGTCGGACACGCGTCCCGCGGGATCGAACCCGCCGTCGCGCGATCTCGACGAGCTTCACGTGCTCCTGGTGGAGGACGAACCCGACGGACGCGGGATGGCGCGGCGGGTGCTCGAGGGAGCGGGCGCCCGCGTGACGGCGGTGCCCACGGCCTCCGCGGCCTTGAGCGCGCTCGAGGACTCGAGGCCCGACGTCCTCGTGTCGGACATCGGCCTGCCGGAAGAAGATGGGTACACGCTCATCACCAAGGTGCGCGCCCTTCCGGTCGAACAAGGCGGAAGCATCATCGCGGTGGCCCTGACCGCGTACGCCTCGGAGGAAGATCGCCGCCACGCCTTGGAGGTGGGCTTCGACGCGCACCTGACCAAACCGGTGGAACCCGCCCAACTGCGCTCCATCGTCCTAGGCCTCGTCCGCAGCCCGAGACGGCAGCGCGACTCGTACTCGCGGGTGTGAGAGGAGAGAATTCACAGGAAGACGGGAAGACGGGAAGGAGTTGCGACCCGCAGCAGCTCTGAACGCTTCTTTTGAGGTTTCCCATTGGGCCATTGAGCCAATTGGAACCCCCAAAAAAGCGTTCCGCGCCTTCTGTGCCGTAAGTCCTTCCCGTCTTCCCGTCTTCCTGTAAATCCTCTCCTTCGAGCAGAACGCGAACGGCGTTAGGAGGGTTGCAGCGTGTATTCTTGACGGCGTGAAATCGCCGCATCGGGTTCCGACGGACCAAGCTTCGCTGGCGCTGTTTGGGTTTGCGTTGGTGGTGCTCGTGTCGCCGTTGCGGTACGTGTGGCTGCGGGCGGACGCGCCGTGGTGGACGGCGTTCGTCGTGGGGTTCGGGCTCGTGGCGCTCTACGGTGTGGTCGTGTGGCGCGGGGTGCGGTAGCGCGTGCACCTGTCCTTCGCGTTGGTGTGTGCGGCGTCGGCGGCGTACCTGGTGGTACTGCTGGTGCTCGTCATTGCCGCGCGGCGGGTGGCGTCGTTGCGGCGGTTGGCGAACTCGCCCTATTCGTATGCGATCTCGCTCGGCGTGTACGCCTCGACGTGGACGTACTACGGGAGCGTCGGATTTTCTGCGGAACGCGGGCTCGTGTTTCTCGCGGTGTACCTCGGGCCGGTGGTGGCGTGCCTCCTCGTGCCGCTGCTCTGGGAGCCGGTGCGGAGGATTCAAACGGCGTATCAGCTCGGATCGCTGGCCGACTTCTTTGCGTTTCGCTTTCGTAGCCAGAGCGTCGGTGTGGTGGCGACGTTGGTGCTCGTGGTGGCCAGCGTGCCGTACC encodes:
- a CDS encoding mechanosensitive ion channel family protein → MPALRLFSFVWLFLLSLFSFGVAYAGPNDGLPKTNASLDRATPQRTMRGFLEAAHHGDYDLAANYLDLHAIPRIKQSTDGPELARKLAYVLDRKLAVDPDKLPDEAEAKDATVGNIIAEDETVPVTLARARFNDGVWRWLISRGTVAMIPALYAAYGPSEWADRFPPWLTRTTFLGNALWQWLGLVLLGVLGYAAARGTGALFIWLAQRFALRTKTSADNALVETARRPLRGVLFVVIVKELLSELHLTASVYDAIQHIAYTWLVISVAWFVIRAISIGADWAEERMPSGSQLEMKHRAVQTQLELLRRVASVVIVIVAIAVGLMQFEFVRNVGVSLLASAGVAGIALGLAAQKSLSGIIAGIQLSLSQPMRIGDQVVVEKEVGFIEEINLTYVVARLWDERRLVIPMTRFLEQPFENWTRNTTEILGTAFLYVDFATPVDKLRIELRRICEGSNNWDQRLCVLQVTDTTERRMVLRCLVSAANASRAFDLRCEIREGLIAFMQTLDGGRYLGNPRTDIRLVPEEPEPPKEEQRELELPV
- a CDS encoding response regulator; protein product: MNARTDPKTREARASSVDVHALLREILVDKKAAILASGQQVTLELNARRPLVKGERDTLHEFLDHGLDTVLTAAVRGTRLVVGTMTLDHRIKVRMACGERSFETELSTFINTDPPAPSPLVVAPSAPVLAGTRTVLVVDDDIDTVALLRRVLERRGYEVLGATSLAEALMVAGTQSFDVLISDVGLPDGSGVELMDRLGRPHHAIALTGVSSEEDVARIRAAGFRQHLTKPVSLSTLESAISELLKSA